ttagtgtatatatgtgtgtgtgtgtgtgtgtgtgtcacaCCGACATACCTGTACAGGATATAACGTAAAGTTTCGGGAAGTCTGCGGTTTGTATTACGTCTGTTGTTTATACCCGCTGACGATGTCTCGCTTTGTCGCCCGTGGTTCGCACCTGCTAAATTGCTAATTACTCGAACTTTATAACAACTCCCGCAATATCTGGCTTATTCCTACTCCCTTATCAAAGGCACTTTACGCATTTAGAATGAAAAGCGACTCGGTTGGGATAATAGGGATGATTTCTTCAGTGTTTCAGAGTTCTCTTCGAAATAGTCCTCTGTGGTTAATATTCACCTGTATAACCGAAACGCATTGACAAAAGTCGAATTCGAATGAAATCATATCACGATTCATGCGTGCATGCATGGTGGGCAAAGTTAGAGCTAGAGAAAAAATACTAGGGTTGTTTCGTTTAAACTTCAGGGACGATTAGATCGTTTTAATCTTGGCTTTTGAAATGCAGTAGTAAGCTTGTGGAGTTTCGAGTATAATCACGGATATTCATGTAAATTAGGAGTAGAAAAGAGAAActcggaaaaaaagaagaatgcaTGTAAGGCAATTATAGTTACAGATACTTTCGTTGTGGGAACCTTATCATAGTGCTAACAACATTGCTATACCTGCTTCCGCTTCTCGAACATGACTTAAATATGGTTTTGTACATTTCCAAACCAACGAAGTAATCGAGTATAATGAATTTCTACATGTCTTCTTATTCTTAAATCAACCTACTGACAAAAAAACAGAGTTTCTCTATGCGGTTAACTTGAAGAAAGGCCGACTGTTTAAAGTCCTGCAGTCCAATTTTATGCGTTATCACATTTTTCACGATCTTATAACCTAAGAATAAGGAGTCTTACTTATCACCTCGAGCCACAAGCCGCTATTACTGTACGGTACGGTATGGCAATTACCTAAAAGGTCGAGTAAACACTACCACATCGAGCTGCAGAGTTAAGGGTCTCCACCGCTATATCCTCGCTTATGCAGTATCTCTTAGCGTCCTGTAGCTCGCCCCTCCCTTCCACCTAGGGCGACGCCCACTTTGcgaatacatatacatacgcgTCGTCTTATGAAATAATCATCCTCGCGCgtgtgtatttatatgtaataaTCCAGGAAGGCGTAAACGTGTGTACGTAGGTGATCACTCGTGTGTACCACATCTCGCCGAGATACGTAGGAGACACCGCAGCGGCGGCTAAATCAAAGACAAACCACTTTACCTGGCGACACAACTCCACCGCATTATATAAAGGACGCGCACATAGGCGCTATGTGGTATTATCCACCCCCGACGAGCGTCGGAGTCAAGTGTTCTCGCGTGCTCAAAATCGGCGGGGGTGAAAGTCCTGTTCCGTTGGCGTTCATTCGTCGCCTGCTAAATTTGTGGGCGGTTCTTCGGAGTTCCCGCCCATAAAATGGGCGTGCCCAGCGCTACATGCTCGACGGCCACTTTCCGGACCTAATAATACGTTATATAGATCCCATTTAACCACACCACACTAGGCCACAGCCACGCCACCAAGAGAGGCTTTGACTGGGCGGCAATCCACGGTGTGCTGCTCGACGCGAAACCGAGCTCTACTTATTCTTACCAACGGCGCGGACTGACGCGTTGCTCTTGTATTAAACTAGACTCAAGTATCGATGATCCGGCGAGGTCGGTTAAGTGCCTGACAATGCGGTCGTTTTCCTCATCATTCACGGAATCAAGATCCCCGTGTGGTAAACGGTgctcgatcgatcgatcgatcgattgatcAATTTACTTGTTGCAACAATCCGGCTCTGCGGTGTGTCCAGTGATGTATTCTGTGAACAGTGTGAACGTATCGAGCGGGCACGTGCTCCgctgaaaatttaatacaccGTAACTTTAGTGCCCCCTGGTTTACGTCGTGATCTCGGTGCAGTAATCGCGGGTTGATATGCGAAGGCACCGCTAGAGGGACCGGCAACAAAGTTCTGGACAAAAGTTCGACCGATGCTTCGTGAGCAGGATAACGAAATAACTAGCCCTGCAGTGGTTTGTGGATCATCTCCGGACCCCGAGACGCCGGAGGCTACTTCCGAGAGGTCGGACTCAGTCGGAGCGGAAAGTGCGGAGCACTCTGCAACCTTCGGCGCTTCCCCTACCGCGGATCTGATGCAGACGGAGAAACGCGTCCACAGGCCGCATCCCTCCGGGTCGACATTCCTGATAACCGCACCCTGTACCTCACTCCACAGGGACAAGGGGTCTCCAGAGCTGAGAAATCCGCATCCCGTTGTCCTCCAAGTCCACGCCAACAACCAATTTCTCTACGGCACGTCGGCCGTCGGTCGAAACGGGCTCGTCGACGCCGCGACGGAGCGCGGCCGACGCGATATCCGGGAACTCGACGCTAATTCCGAGGACGCGTCGGAGATGGAGATTCGCCAAGAGGCGGATGACACCGACGTCGTGGAACGCGTCGAGCGCGTCGAGATGGACGAGGACTACGCGGAGGACGCTGAGGAACCcgaggacgacgacgaggaaGTCGAGGTCGACGTTTGCCACTCTCCTGATCGCAGCAGTCCGAGCCCCGTCGATCTTACCCACTCTTCGAGGGACCCGGAATTCCACCCGGCGAACATCGGCTGCAGCCCATTTGCAAACAGAGGCACCCCTGACTCCTCCATTCATCTCCATGCACTGTCGTGCCTGCACCAGGGCACCGCTGGCAACCACAACTCCCGATACCTCACCTACACTGGCGCTTCTTCGACCACGACGACGCCAACGCCTTCCGCCACCACGACCCCGACTAGCACCACAACGAACACTGTACAGCAGCACAAAAGAGGCCTCgctttttcggtcgaaaaTATTCTAGATCCGAACAAATTCACCGGAGGTAGACTTCTACAGCACCTCGGTCACCGAACCCATCGAAGAGGCAGCAGCATCCATGAAGGTATACCTTGAACCGCCAACgtataaaagttttatttataagGACATGGGGTCCGTGCGAAATGCTCGATCCCTCCGCGACGTGAAGCTGGGTTTATAATGCACAACTTCTGCTCCCTCGGATTTATACCGTGCGATTCTAGTAGTGCAAATAACGTTGTCGAACACTCGCTAACTCCATGCGGTTGTATAGTTAATACTATGACATCGATAACATTACTCCTCCAATACAAATACAGACTACATAGCGAAACGTATTATGACATCAGTGTGACGCTGTATCAATATTATTAGTCACGTAATATCTGATGTTTAACTCCTGAAATGTCACTTAGTTAAATATCTCGTCGAAATAATAACATCCTAACCGGAAAATTCACTAAACCTAACATTTTGAGACAACTGTAATCTTACGTATTAAAATCAACAGAAACAGAATACtacaaaaaatcgtcaaatcgACTGTGCAGAATTGTCAAATGAAGTAAGTCAGTGGGCAAATAACCTACTTACAtacttcaaatttctataatacGTTCGTTTCTCTCAGTATGTGTACACTTATGAAACGTATGAGAACAGGTAATTTCGTCTTTCTACGTAACATAccaattattgaataaatattttattgttttcgtaCGTGGTTCTCTTAGATTTTTTCACTGCGGTAAAGGGTCCAGAGACAAAATGCGTTCGTTGATTTGCTTTTGGTATTAACTGATACTCACAACTAGGCAATCTATCTATATAA
The Neodiprion fabricii isolate iyNeoFabr1 chromosome 1, iyNeoFabr1.1, whole genome shotgun sequence DNA segment above includes these coding regions:
- the LOC124183896 gene encoding homeobox protein DLX-2 encodes the protein MLREQDNEITSPAVVCGSSPDPETPEATSERSDSVGAESAEHSATFGASPTADLMQTEKRVHRPHPSGSTFLITAPCTSLHRDKGSPELRNPHPVVLQVHANNQFLYGTSAVGRNGLVDAATERGRRDIRELDANSEDASEMEIRQEADDTDVVERVERVEMDEDYAEDAEEPEDDDEEVEVDVCHSPDRSSPSPVDLTHSSRDPEFHPANIGCSPFANRGTPDSSIHLHALSCLHQGTAGNHNSRYLTYTGASSTTTTPTPSATTTPTSTTTNTVQQHKRGLAFSVENILDPNKFTGGRLLQHLGHRTHRRGSSIHEDGDSRGEFACGSGQEDEGTAENEELEDDEDEDVEMQEASGGESSNPGCKKKSSSSSQNQGGSGGGKPRRARTAFTYEQLVALENKFKTTRYLSVCERLNLALSLSLTETQVKIWFQNRRTKWKKQNPGLDVNSPTVPTTPPHPHPHSSPYAPTFLFATHSHPHHPPPPGYYHHPTPYPPTGPTFFGHHLPSPTPTTLSHSHSHTHPHA